AACTGAAAGCCTCATGGTTGAACTACATTGTTTGAATTGCAGCAAATACTGGTTCAAGGCCGCTATTATGATGCTTTAGCTGTCAATAAAGGATATTGTAGAGTTAAAATATGAAGCTGCAAAACTTCAACTTCTTGCACAATAACTTCTCAAGATATAGGAGGAAAAAGATGCAAATCAAGCAAAATTTTAGTCCGTGATTCGTAAAGCCACCAGTAGGTGCTACatagtgtcacgccctcgattttcaacataataaagtaatacatttcaataaaagagaaacctcgcatatcatatacgttacccaaatgagtttcccacctgtttaatttacaaacaagtccttaagtttagataattacaactttagtcaaaagaaaattcagtaataattagttacaaaaccacctttaacaaaatgagatcttcacaaagatgacgaaataaccagtgaagtcagcttccaaaagtcttttactgtcaagcacacaatgcatgcaataatttgcccggcatcagaacctgaaaagaaagatttggttgagctacactagcccagtagaaaattctaaactcaagctatatgtaatttgaatgaaccatgcaccgagaatggatgagtactgacagatacgcctataccacaaatgactaccaacaagctgcgtattatcgcctaagagtcctagacttcagatcaatgtcactatccgtttacttctttaactagttacgttattaaactcacgtcatcccacatttgtctataatcaaatcaaaatatcttattattcttcgtatggtagtacaatctttctcgtgtccacattgatcttcattaaatcccttaattgcaacacctttcttttcctttaatccggtatttcccatcaaataatcactagggtcacctcgggtctagttccctcgagcgcagggtcaccccgagtcttttccctcaataacaataatcaggtggggtcaccttgggtctagttccctcgagcgcagggtcaccccaagtcttttcctccaataatatgaatcagttgggtcacctcgggtctagttccctcgagcgcagggtcaccccgagtcttttccctcaataacgaccacttgggtcacctttcacacttttcacaatcgacatcatttcataatcaatttcatcatccctttaacggttataccactgaattttaattagtcattatgtgactccacaaatatacatgttcatgccccctcttttgtttacatacccgcatcttacatgacgtactaagcccatacataaattcctacaatactctgtccattagttattcactttcattccgcttcccatttcacaaacatccattcattcaattaaatccaaagaccatttaatcaatcgcatggtattataagaccaacaatctaccatatcgcatatactcaaatacacacgtcctcaccgtacccctaagtacacccccgtaccttcgcataccacatatcaacccacgactagactctacgatgcccgattatctagtttctatactcggagtctgtaaaagcatgcactgtgggaatctaagaatcttacgagttaagagagaaaacggattgcaaaactactcatcaaatccctagacatgttcactctagtccattgaatgccactctaagtgaggaacgagtaatactcaccaaaacacttggaatgatgcgtaaacaaactcataagagtcaaagaaaagcttcgacatacgagttgaaggatatagggaagcagctgaaagatactgcagcagctcaaataagcaggtgaaagcaggtgaaacttctagtctcctaccggtaggcaagcaagtcctaccggtagaacttgaaaacagaaaggctaacattccggtaaaacctagacctaccggtaggtgaacaagtcctaccggtagaaactccaattcacgtaacctaccggtaggcaagcaagtcctaccggtagaacttgggaacagaaaggccaacgttcaaatttgtgcttgacctaccggtaggtaaggaatccctaccggtagaagttcgatacgttgagcagcttttgagctgctgctgtacgtttgagctggttacgaaggaatttctcaatcgttctaccggtaggtgaagagttcctaccggtagggaatcgattttctggtaaagtaacaacgttctaccggtagaagggacgggcctaccggtaggaaaccaggaaaaacagacaattctgacagcaactacgaattttcaatccaaactcaaacacaacattacaagcacgatttatgcactaaatcactcataaaacatataaagagaggtagaattccctacctcaagtgattcgatcgaaacccaagcgattgatcaagccctagactccgaaaacttcaaaatcaaccgaatctcctcctccgagcgaaacccacgaaatttcaagctcaacaacgtgaatggatgaaggtttggaggttatttaccatgggttttgagtccgggttggagagggaaaaagagagtgtgtgtgtcgagagagagggagagccgagagagagacagccgagagaaagaagaagaaaaaaaaaaaaatgaaaaggggaaagatgttccctgggaataatagaggtgagggaaataatcccatgccctcacaccacacactcacacatgcaactctcatctatttacctttatatccttccacaaatacgccattccatatatccacaccgtttatctcgacaagccgtacaattatataaaaaaaaaaaaaaaaaaaaaatatataggcctaaaatacgggtctttacacaTAGGGTGAAGTTACAAGGCATTTGAGGAAGCTTTTTCAATCATAAGCTAGAAGACACATATATTAAATAAAGAGGAGGATGTGACGGTGCACCATTTTTGGCTGCTGATTTTTGAGTTGAGGAGTACTTTGCTAGAACGTTTGAAATGGAGGGAATTGACATTGAGAAGATTGTTACCATGTCAATGGAAGTGAGTTGTTCCAGTGGTTGGATTCTGTAGGCAAAAATGGTTCTGATTTTGAATATTCACTCCCAGGCCCAGAGCTAAGTCTAGAGATTTTAGTTGCTACTTTCTTCTAGACATCCTGCCAAACAAACATAATGTCTACAAACATATTGTCAACCATCAAACTTGCTCTATCGAATTCTAGTTCATATTGTCTTATGTTTCTCAGTACTCAACTAGAAGTAGAAGAAGATCGAAAATTACATTTCCTTGATGGAGAACTAGCTAGCGTTTGTGCCCGTTCAATGcatgagataaaaaaataacattggTTTTTTGGCCCGTATATCGAACGGGTACAACGCTAGTAATAGAAAATATAGTTTAATTATTTTTCGGTCCGTGTTCGATGCACGTACGCTAGCATTAGTCTCATATACAAGGAAACACATGTGGTGAAATATGAATTTGAAATACCAAGTGATGGTGCCTAGGAGTATAGAATAATTTTCCCTCTcccacgtttctctctctccctctctctaaacatagacaaaaaaaatacaaaaatctagaaaatttgAATTGGGGGTTTGGATGGTTTTAAAGACGATGAGTGCTAAGAACAgagaaaatgggcaaagaaaagacgcttaaagtgtacataaacggctcagattcactatACACTTTAAGcgtattttttttgcacttagcatttctctttaAAGACAGAACACATTTGCTTAATATGTGtattttatacatatatatatatatatgtatgtatatatatatatatatatatatatatatatatatatatatatatatgtatgtatgtatagatTCTGTAGTCTAAACTCAGCAACTTTAGTAGTTGTTACTGTAGTAACCAATCAATCAACTTGATACACCATCCACCCCTTGTATAACTCCTCATAAGATCATGGGAAAAGCAAGGATAAAGCTAGTAAATAAGTATTATACTGACTTTGAGGTGTTAAATACTCCATATGTAATGGAGTGCTCGAGCACTAATTTGTTAAGTACTACAGTAACTTCtttaaacttgatttgaaaactttACGAGTTTCGAAAAAGATGTTAAAACTAAGCAATCTTAAATATTTCAGACATAAGCAGTAAATTGAACAAGTCACGGAGTACCTTGTTCAAAggtttgaaaacttttttaccTTCGCTCGGTTTATTCAGTGTGAAAACTTGATGAACTTCAAAAATATTCCAGCTTGATTTATCTGGGTACAAAACCAATCGAACAAGTTTTTAATGACCTGAATATGAATCAAATTAAAGAAGCTTGATTCATTTATTTGCTGTAATCAGGATGCATTACTTGTAGTAGAAATGCTTGTCGTATTATTCGGCCTTTCTCAGGGATTAACTGAGACAGACGACatccaaaattaacaaatataaatagcTTGGAACAAAGTAGCAACAAATAACTAAGTCTAGAGATTTAGAGAGACTCAAAATACCATTTCACCATTTAATCAACTAGGATTGTTTGTGGGGACCCGGAGGCGGGCCCCGCTGACTCGTCTGTTCTATGCACGTAGTAGAACTGTACACCATTGGTGCCAAAATTAATTTggataaaattatattttttatctgTTAAAGAATTTGACaggtcaaaaaataatactaaccATTTTGTACGggtttaaaatttatttttagataAACCAATTGAACCAAATAAATTGAATCcacctcccttttttttttttttgggggatgCACAGTAACTGACATGGATTGTGTGGCAAACTTTATGTAGTGAAATTTGACACCAAATACGACTTtaatacggagtatttttttttccgacaaAAGATATCAACGGATGCTAATTGAATGATTAgttaaaattctttccacctgtGGTTATGAGCCCCACCAggcattttttgttataatctgaaccgtccatctTGTAGGGTCCGTAGAATAGTATATCCACgtaaaaatcagtttgatcggatataaTAGGTATATTAAAAATCAAATCTCGGTTTAGGAAATTGATagtttaacttcaaaatctatgaCTGTCCATtctgtaaaccaaaattcaagttttgatactcctatcgatatccaatcaagctaatttttttcatggataTACTACTATACATAtcttacaagatgaacggttcagattataaaaaaaaattcttgtggAGCCCTTAGATAGAGGTGGAAACCGCATCAGGCAGATAGAATTTACTCTCTTGAATGATACCAAAATGGTTTACCCCTGATGTGGTTTTACTTGCGACAAACTTCTCGTTTTCTGgcagttttccattttatgGATTTGCTATTGCTACATATATGAAATAGTTTGCATggacttctttttttcaaactacaagggcgttggagaaaaaaaattgaaagcacATGTCAAGGGGGCAGaataccaaaatcaaaaccacaaGTGGCTAGCCAAAGATTGGGACTTGGCTGTTTGTTTTCCCTTAAGAGCTGTTCAAAATCTTTCAAGCGTTGTCTACTCTTTTGAGACCGCTATGGAGCTTTGTTTTGACTTTAATTAAGGCCCTCGCTAGTGAACATCGGAATTGGTCTCCAAtaattaatcgagatgcgcTTAAGTTAATTGGACCACACCTATCAAACAATAACAAAGTCAAACTTCTTTTCCGCTAGAAGTTTTGAAATGAATTATTGTCATCATATGGCAATTATTTTTGAATGGTGAATTATGATTcatgaattatagattttttaGGTTATAATCAAAATCTATAGAAATTATTAGATATTATgtgcaaaatcaattttcaagaAAGATTATGCATACAAAAATGTTAGTGTACATGAAACTCGGACCATGAAATGAAACGAAGGGTCCAGATTCACAGTGTTGTGAATCTGGACCGTTCGTTTCCTTTCATGGACATTTTCATGTTCTGAGCGTCATGTATTTTGCTACTCGTATTCTGCATATTCTCCGTAAGTAATTCTTGAATTGTACATCCTCCTATCCAATTTTATGGTATAATATGCATGTTGAGTTTGACTACCAATTTTATGGGTCCTCTCTAGTAGTACATGTCTGGGAAGTGGAGGTGTCTTGTAAGTGTGGATCTCACATGAATACTTTTACCGAAAAAAATATGTTGTACTATGAGCAAAATGTAGACTATCCGAGACAAATACCTCGAGAGGATAACAttcaaatgaaaaatggaaaaacagaACGGTCAAAAAGGAGTACTAATCAACTTATTTTGAGATTATAACAACCTTGAGTACAGAATGTGCGTTTGGTAGTGATGTACCATACTTGCGTACAGAATCCAACCTCTTGAACGACCGGAaaagatataggtaccgaccaaATGTAGGGAAGTCGTATCGACGGCCGAGCCGGGCCGTTCTccgccaccggacggccgatccgagccgttcaattaaaaaaaaaaaaaaccgagggggcctgcgcaagaatcaacggcatccaatgtgtgtagggtgtttcgatcaagcaccctacacacatcggatgccattgattctcatgCAGGccctctcggttttttttatagaatttttggacggctcggatctgccGTCCGGTGACTGGAGAAGGCCcggcgtggccgtcggtacctgtagcattaCTCTTGAACAACTACTTCAACAAATTGGGGCTCACTCGGTTTTGCAACTCAGTAGGAGGTCAAGAGTTCAATCTCTTGCGTGTAAGCATTCTTCCCTTAAACGGGttcctttctttatttgtttctaccATTTAATGAGCTTATTTCTTTTATCGGTTGAGTTGTTAAGTATGTTTGTCTCGTGGAATCTCACATTTGATGTAGTGCCCGAGTTTGAATATGATGTAAATGATTTCTTATATGGAgtgaaaacgaaaaaaaaagcCTACTTCCATTGACCACCGAATGTGGTCATCCAGAAGAAAAATGTTGTCATTTTCAAACATCCATGTACAAACCAAGTATAAAGCAAGCTCGTGCAGTTGGACTTAgaaattttgaacaaataaatttcaaacaaattaacGTCACGGCAAACGTCAAATTGCTCCAATCTGTATTAGTATATAAGAATCATCTAAATATAATTTCATAAACAAAGCAAGTAATTTCTTCTTCAACACCAATCGAATCACTTATCCATTTGTAACCCAGAATTTCTAGTTTTGTCCTCAATTCGAATCCTCTTCACCTTATTACCAATTCCACCAGTTCAAACGCCATACTACAcaactcaaaaaaaatcagcatAGCCAAAAATGGTGCACCGTCACATCCTCCTCTTAACTTTTCCAACCCAAGGCAGCTTAAACCCCTCACTCCAATTCGCAAAAAACCTCGTAAAAATGGGCGTTAAGGTCACCGTACTGGCGACTCTCTCTGCCCAGCGACGAATGATATCAAACAACGCGTCTCCGACCCTAGAGGGCTTAACCTTCGCTTACTTCTCCGACGGCTATGATGACGGGATCAAATTGAGTGGCGACCTTAACCACTTCAGGTCAGAATTCAAGAGCCGCAGTTCCAAAGCCATGGCCGAACTCATCACCGCAAGTGGTAACGAAGGACACCCGATAACGTGCCTGGTCTATAACATGCTTCTTTCGTGGACGGCTGCATTGGCTCGCGATTTTAACATAGCTTGCGCACCTCTATGGGTGCAACCGGCTGCTATATTCAATGTCTACTTTCATTATTTTAATGGCTACGAGGATGAAATTAGAAAACTCAGTACTGATAATTCAAGCGGTTGGGTTGAAATACCCGGCTTGCCACCGCTCGCTAGACGCGATCTTCCGACGTATATGCTCCCTTCAAAATCAGTGAATCCTTTCGCATTGCCAGCGTTTAAAGAGGAGCTGGAAACACTAGACGCAGAGTCGAAGAAGCCAACGGTACTCATAAACACGTTCGATTCGTTAGAAGAAGAGGCATTGAGAGCTATTGAGAAGTACCACTTGGTTGCTGTAGGACCGTTGGTCCCATTGGCATTCCTGGATGGAAAAGATACATCGGACGCGTTTGGGTGTGACCTCGTACAGAAGTCAAGGGATGACATTATTGGTGAGTGGTTGGATGCAAAGCAACGGTTATCGGTTGTGTATGTATCGTTCGGAAGTTTTCTCGGGGTATCGGATCAACAAATGGAGGAGATTGCCCGTGGATTGCTCGAAAGCAATAGGCCATTCTTGTGGGTTATAAAAGATACTGAAAGTGCACATAAATTGAGTTGCCGAGATGAATTGGAGAGACAAGGAAAGATTGTGCCGTGGTGTTCCCAATTAGAGGTTCTTTCGCACCCTTCTTTGGGTTGTTTCGTGACTCATTGCGGGTGGAATTCTTCGTTGGAGACTTTGGTTTGTGGTGTTCCGATCGTGGGTTTGCCTTTATTTACGGACCAACCAATAAACGCCAAGCTTTTAGAAGACACATTCAAGATTGGGGTGAGGTTGACAGTGAATGAACAAGGAATAACTGAAGGAGATGAGGTCAAAAGGTGCATAGAAGTGGTTATGGGAGAAGGAGAAAAGGGGGAAGAAATGAGGAGGAATGCTAAAAAATGGAAGGATTTGGCCAAGGAAGCCACTAAGGAAGGTGGATCATCATATGTGAATCTTAGGGCTTTTGTGGATGAGATTCAAGGAGATTTGCAGTAGGATAAATTTATTTGGTATCTGAAGGGGTGTATTTTCTATTTATAATGTGGtttgttttatgagtgattttggtgatttatttgtttaacacacaaattgaatgtattttgttttattggTGATATATATTTTGTGAACCATCAATAATTAGATTGTATTGTTTTCGCTAAGTTATCACTTGGTGATAATTTTCTTGTTTGCCATTAAGTATTGGTATCAAGGATTATTAACTATTGAGGGTGCAGTGCGTTTAGTAACGtttttcattctcaatttttcttatttatgaGAAACTAAAACCgaactctttttattttttaccaaaacaaaagtaaaaaatgtcTTCGGTGATGCACTTTGTAAGCAATACAATACAAGAATAGTAGTATAGTAGAACATGTTTGGTTAGTTGGTATATAACATCATTTCCATAATGGCTCAATTAAACAAGCTCGTTTAATAATTGACTACACTCGACTCATTAAGGCTTAAACtcaagttttttgtttgtttagtaaacaagctgagctcgagctcgagctcgacaaagctccctcggctcgtttgcagtcCTACGGGGAGGAGGAATAGGAGAACCTGTAGTTAGGGCTGTGAACGAGCCGAATCAAACCAAATATTAGAATGTTCTGATTCATttaagtttttaagtgaacttgaacttgagttgaactcaatgaaaatttgacgtgccgagctcgagctgagcTTGCCTAAGTTTTagtcgaactcgagcttgttaATGAGCCAATAATATCACATATTTATGCTCTCATATAAATctaaaaatgcaaataaaattttactatGTACATAAATACATTCATACCTATATAAAACGATAAagacatatacatacataagtTTTAGTAGTTGTATACGTTTAtacttgtacaagttttaaaatttttacaatgttcatatacaaaatttttataaaaatctcatgatatacatatattccaGGTTCACGAGCCTAATTGAGCCGAACACTGCTAGATTCATGTttggctcatttatgaaacgaaCTTAAAATTGAGGCTCAgattcggttcatttagtaaataaatcgaactcgaacgagcctttACCAGTTGAGCCTCGAACAATTCACGAACAACTCAGTTCTTTTACAGTCCTATCTGTAGTAGCTAGCCTTGATATGGAAGGTGCCCAAACCAAAAGATCCAACATTAGAGCTTGTATGACAGCTTGAAGACACAGTACTGGCTCTGAGGAGAAAAGAGAGCTCTAGCTAGCTGAATCCTGGGGAATCTCTGAGGGAATTTTGTTGGAGTTGTAAACTCAATTGTGAGACAAagagacaagagagagagagatggagcaTGCGATGGAAGGCCAAGCCTTGTATGAGAATTGAGGGTGTTGAGAATTGAGGGTGTTGGGAGTTAGGTTAGTCTATGTGGTTGTGGTTTAT
This DNA window, taken from Rhododendron vialii isolate Sample 1 chromosome 8a, ASM3025357v1, encodes the following:
- the LOC131336581 gene encoding UDP-glycosyltransferase 75C1-like; protein product: MVHRHILLLTFPTQGSLNPSLQFAKNLVKMGVKVTVLATLSAQRRMISNNASPTLEGLTFAYFSDGYDDGIKLSGDLNHFRSEFKSRSSKAMAELITASGNEGHPITCLVYNMLLSWTAALARDFNIACAPLWVQPAAIFNVYFHYFNGYEDEIRKLSTDNSSGWVEIPGLPPLARRDLPTYMLPSKSVNPFALPAFKEELETLDAESKKPTVLINTFDSLEEEALRAIEKYHLVAVGPLVPLAFLDGKDTSDAFGCDLVQKSRDDIIGEWLDAKQRLSVVYVSFGSFLGVSDQQMEEIARGLLESNRPFLWVIKDTESAHKLSCRDELERQGKIVPWCSQLEVLSHPSLGCFVTHCGWNSSLETLVCGVPIVGLPLFTDQPINAKLLEDTFKIGVRLTVNEQGITEGDEVKRCIEVVMGEGEKGEEMRRNAKKWKDLAKEATKEGGSSYVNLRAFVDEIQGDLQ